In Metasolibacillus fluoroglycofenilyticus, a single window of DNA contains:
- a CDS encoding methionine ABC transporter ATP-binding protein, with protein sequence MIQLTNITKVYKTKNGELTAVRDVSLTIQQGEIFGIIGYSGAGKSTLIRLLNGLEKPTAGEVIVSGEDIAKISGTKLRQARQKISMIFQHFNLLWSRTVEENIAFPLEIAGIRKSERAIRVQELIKLVGLEGREKAYPSQLSGGQKQRVGIARALANNPEVLLCDEATSALDPETTESILELLLDINKKLGLTIVLITHEMHVIRKICHRVAVMEAGQVVEQGKVLEVFQSPQATITKNFVSQVSDSSETKESIEQIIANYPTGKIVRITFVGQATKEPIMSQLIKQFDVEINIVHGAISHTANGPYGTLIVHIDGAQENIEGALQLLATNNIQAEVIERG encoded by the coding sequence ATGATTCAATTAACTAATATAACGAAGGTTTATAAAACGAAAAATGGCGAATTGACTGCTGTGCGTGATGTTAGTTTAACGATACAGCAAGGTGAAATATTCGGTATTATCGGCTATAGTGGCGCTGGTAAAAGTACCCTTATTCGCCTGTTAAATGGTTTGGAAAAGCCGACAGCAGGTGAGGTTATTGTTAGTGGCGAGGATATAGCGAAAATTTCTGGCACTAAGCTTCGCCAAGCGCGCCAAAAAATTAGTATGATTTTCCAACACTTTAATTTACTTTGGTCACGTACAGTGGAGGAGAATATTGCATTTCCTTTAGAAATTGCAGGTATTCGTAAAAGTGAGCGAGCTATACGTGTGCAAGAGTTAATCAAGCTTGTCGGTTTGGAAGGAAGGGAAAAGGCCTATCCTTCACAATTATCAGGTGGGCAAAAGCAACGTGTCGGTATTGCACGAGCATTAGCTAATAATCCTGAGGTATTGCTTTGTGATGAGGCAACTTCAGCACTCGATCCAGAAACAACAGAGTCAATTTTAGAGTTGCTCCTCGATATTAATAAAAAGCTTGGATTGACAATCGTCTTAATTACACATGAAATGCATGTTATTCGCAAAATTTGTCATCGCGTTGCGGTAATGGAAGCGGGACAAGTAGTAGAGCAGGGCAAGGTATTAGAGGTGTTTCAAAGCCCACAGGCCACGATTACGAAAAACTTCGTATCACAAGTGTCCGATTCGAGCGAAACGAAGGAATCCATCGAGCAAATTATCGCAAACTATCCAACTGGGAAAATTGTGCGTATTACATTTGTTGGACAAGCGACAAAGGAGCCGATTATGTCGCAGTTAATAAAGCAATTCGACGTAGAGATAAACATCGTACACGGAGCTATATCGCATACAGCAAATGGTCCTTACGGTACGTTAATTGTGCATATTGATGGGGCACAGGAAAATATAGAAGGTGCTCTGCAATTGCTAGCAACAAACAATATTCAAGCGGAGGTGATTGAGCGTGGTTGA
- a CDS encoding thioredoxin family protein translates to MEEWTIEQWQQQLTKNDIVTLYLYTPICGTCAVASKMMNVVEQLLPTMPIGKMNLNYSEKLAVELQVESVPCLVISRGEGVFEKIYAFQSVLNLYEILKSS, encoded by the coding sequence ATGGAAGAATGGACAATTGAGCAATGGCAACAACAGTTGACGAAAAACGATATAGTTACACTATATTTATATACACCAATTTGTGGAACTTGCGCTGTAGCATCTAAAATGATGAATGTAGTAGAACAGCTATTGCCTACTATGCCTATTGGAAAAATGAATCTAAATTATTCTGAAAAGCTAGCGGTTGAATTGCAAGTCGAAAGTGTCCCTTGCCTAGTTATTTCAAGAGGTGAAGGTGTTTTTGAAAAAATTTATGCCTTTCAATCCGTACTAAATTTATATGAAATATTAAAAAGTAGTTGA
- a CDS encoding toprim domain-containing protein, producing MICMVVEGRSDKLKLEQVLAEEAIILCTNGTMSEDSLLELLAPYEYLSLYTLFDADLSGQKMRKLMRRIYSEAVQLEIPAQYKEVAKTPATVLAALLKKVNIRTK from the coding sequence ATGATTTGTATGGTTGTGGAAGGGCGTTCGGATAAATTAAAGCTTGAGCAAGTACTTGCTGAAGAGGCGATTATTTTATGTACAAACGGAACGATGAGTGAAGACAGTTTACTTGAACTTTTAGCACCATATGAGTATCTTAGTCTTTATACGCTTTTTGATGCAGATTTATCGGGGCAAAAAATGCGCAAGCTAATGAGGCGCATTTACTCAGAGGCGGTGCAACTTGAAATACCTGCACAGTATAAAGAGGTAGCAAAAACACCAGCAACGGTATTAGCTGCGCTCCTGAAAAAAGTAAATATACGAACAAAGTAG
- the gcvH gene encoding glycine cleavage system protein GcvH, protein MSTPTELRYSKEHEWVKLEDGKVRIGITHFAQNELGDIVFVELPEVGDELQINEPFGSVESVKTVSELYAPVSGKVVEVNEELGDNPEFVNESPYEQAWMVVVELANPSELDELMTAEQYDEMTAE, encoded by the coding sequence ATGAGCACACCAACAGAATTACGTTATTCAAAAGAGCACGAATGGGTAAAACTTGAAGATGGTAAGGTTCGTATCGGTATTACGCATTTTGCACAAAATGAACTAGGTGATATCGTATTCGTTGAACTACCAGAAGTAGGCGACGAATTACAAATTAATGAGCCATTTGGTAGCGTTGAGTCAGTTAAAACTGTATCAGAGCTATATGCGCCAGTATCGGGGAAAGTGGTAGAAGTAAACGAAGAGCTAGGTGATAACCCAGAATTCGTAAACGAATCTCCATACGAACAAGCATGGATGGTAGTTGTTGAGCTAGCAAACCCATCTGAATTAGATGAGTTAATGACTGCTGAGCAATACGATGAAATGACTGCAGAATAA
- a CDS encoding arsenate reductase family protein, which produces MTISIFQYPKCSTCKKAQKWLDDHNITYESIHIVEETPTKEQLQAIYETSGLPLKKFFNTSGMKYKELGLKDKLQDMTEEEQLELLASDGMLIKRPLVTDGKKVTLGFKESDFLESWK; this is translated from the coding sequence ATGACAATTTCAATTTTTCAATATCCAAAATGCTCAACATGTAAAAAAGCACAAAAATGGCTGGACGATCATAATATAACATATGAATCGATACATATTGTGGAGGAGACGCCAACAAAAGAGCAGTTACAAGCAATTTATGAGACGAGTGGGCTACCATTAAAAAAATTTTTCAATACGTCTGGGATGAAGTATAAGGAGCTTGGTTTAAAGGATAAGCTACAGGATATGACGGAGGAAGAGCAGCTAGAATTGCTTGCATCTGATGGAATGCTGATTAAACGACCGCTTGTAACAGATGGCAAAAAAGTGACATTAGGTTTCAAGGAGTCTGACTTCTTAGAATCGTGGAAATAA
- a CDS encoding AraC family transcriptional regulator, with amino-acid sequence MKITIEVLLESRIAYFRNVGEYGGEQNQALMASCKEWAKLNNVFEHSTILGIPQDNPAVTPKEACRYDVCVIVNEDFHVAEPAQVGQFSGGKYAVFLLDHTKEAVSEFWGNIFSEIEKNNLLIRETPIIERYTAQMIENHLCEILVPIQ; translated from the coding sequence ATGAAAATAACCATTGAAGTATTACTTGAATCACGAATTGCCTATTTCCGAAATGTTGGCGAATATGGTGGAGAACAAAATCAAGCATTAATGGCATCTTGTAAAGAATGGGCAAAATTGAATAATGTTTTTGAGCATTCTACAATTTTAGGTATACCACAGGATAATCCAGCAGTTACTCCTAAAGAGGCATGTCGTTATGATGTTTGCGTTATTGTAAACGAAGACTTCCATGTGGCAGAACCCGCTCAGGTTGGGCAATTTTCAGGTGGGAAATACGCCGTTTTCTTACTTGACCATACTAAAGAAGCCGTTAGTGAATTTTGGGGCAATATTTTTTCTGAGATAGAAAAGAATAACTTGTTAATAAGAGAAACGCCAATTATTGAGAGGTATACTGCACAAATGATCGAGAACCATTTATGTGAAATACTAGTTCCTATTCAGTAA
- a CDS encoding phosphotransferase encodes MMDFLAQLMEEYGIDSIIHSEKITKGQSATTYLITTETQHKYIVKTIKSTSKAQFEYDLLTHIRRTEPAIVAEILRTASNKPFIQIEESIYQVQLYIENHQQPISLSKLLTAYQGLQKSMQHFQTDYINENRFLLARLWNQNKRLLKQYYPYIFQAFNTNIDSFIQLDEQKDVWIHGDLGRWNVLCQLNGQALFIDFSEARQGTKYFDLVALFTSYLPEDEILQNYIEEFFTLYEREIDFPMFSRTIGLWYLKGILMLVQKDAQAMKQAIDYFYHKAQQLDKLLQALCNCECVRKDQ; translated from the coding sequence ATGATGGATTTTTTAGCCCAGTTAATGGAGGAATACGGGATTGATTCCATTATCCATAGCGAAAAAATAACAAAGGGGCAATCTGCGACAACATATTTAATTACGACAGAAACCCAGCACAAATATATTGTGAAAACGATAAAATCAACTTCAAAGGCACAGTTTGAATATGATTTACTTACACATATTAGAAGGACAGAACCCGCAATTGTAGCAGAAATTTTACGTACCGCATCAAATAAGCCCTTTATCCAAATTGAAGAAAGCATCTATCAAGTACAGCTATATATAGAAAATCATCAACAACCGATATCATTATCTAAACTACTAACAGCTTATCAAGGTTTACAAAAAAGTATGCAGCATTTTCAGACAGATTATATCAATGAAAATCGCTTTTTATTAGCGAGATTATGGAATCAAAATAAGCGGCTTTTAAAGCAATATTATCCATATATATTTCAAGCATTCAACACGAATATAGACAGTTTCATACAATTAGATGAACAGAAGGATGTTTGGATTCATGGAGATTTAGGGCGCTGGAATGTTTTATGTCAATTAAACGGGCAGGCACTATTTATAGATTTTAGCGAAGCTCGTCAAGGCACAAAATATTTTGATTTAGTCGCACTTTTCACGTCTTATTTACCAGAGGATGAAATATTACAGAATTATATAGAGGAATTTTTTACGCTTTATGAGAGAGAAATAGATTTTCCTATGTTTAGCCGAACTATTGGCCTGTGGTATTTGAAAGGAATTTTAATGTTAGTGCAAAAGGATGCACAAGCAATGAAGCAAGCTATTGATTATTTTTATCATAAGGCACAGCAGCTTGATAAATTGTTGCAAGCTTTATGCAATTGTGAGTGTGTTAGGAAAGACCAGTAA
- a CDS encoding acyl-CoA dehydrogenase family protein produces the protein MTNIIKGGSFLVEEVDINRVITPEDFTDEQKMIAKTTEEYVANEVLPVVEHLENHEFEHSVRLLKTAGELGLLAADVPEEYEGLELDKISSALIAEKMSVAGGFSITHGAHVGIGSLPIVLFGNHEQKSKYLPKLASGELIAAYALTEPGSGSDALGAKTTAKLNAAGTHYVLNGEKQWITNAGFADVFVVYAKIDGDKFSAFIVERSYPGVSVGPEEKKMGIKSSSTRTLILEDAEVPVENLLGEVGRGHIIAFNILNIGRYKLGVGTVGGSKRAFELAVQYANQRKQFNTPISSFNLTKEKLATMASHIYASESLNYRTVGYFEDRLSQLSAEEQKDGKAIAGAVAEYAIECSIAKVFGSETLDYVADEAVQLHGGYGFMAEYEVERIYRDSRINRIFEGTNEINRMIVPGTFMKKALKGELPLLQVAQNLQSELLMMMPEEVGDEPLAQELYLVKNAKKIAVLAAGAAAQRFGVKLEAEQEVLVNIANIANQLYAMESAVIRTQKAIERDGAEKAAQKLLYTQIFCQEAFAEIEKEAKDTLLASVEGDAGRMTLSALRKLTRNNPYNLITKKREAADKLIEAEKYIV, from the coding sequence ATGACAAATATTATTAAAGGCGGAAGCTTTTTAGTAGAAGAAGTAGATATTAATCGTGTAATTACACCAGAGGATTTCACTGATGAGCAAAAAATGATTGCGAAAACAACTGAGGAGTATGTAGCGAACGAAGTACTACCAGTTGTAGAACATTTAGAAAACCATGAGTTCGAGCATTCTGTTCGTTTACTTAAAACAGCTGGGGAGCTAGGGCTTTTAGCAGCTGACGTACCAGAAGAATACGAAGGATTAGAATTGGATAAAATCTCTTCTGCATTAATCGCAGAAAAAATGTCTGTAGCAGGTGGCTTCTCGATTACACATGGTGCACATGTTGGTATCGGTTCATTACCAATCGTATTATTCGGTAACCATGAGCAAAAATCAAAATACTTACCAAAGCTTGCTTCAGGTGAATTAATTGCGGCTTATGCATTAACAGAGCCAGGCTCAGGTTCTGATGCATTGGGTGCAAAAACAACAGCAAAATTAAATGCTGCTGGTACACACTATGTATTAAATGGTGAAAAGCAATGGATTACAAACGCTGGTTTTGCAGATGTATTTGTAGTGTATGCTAAAATTGATGGCGATAAATTCTCTGCATTCATCGTAGAACGCTCATATCCAGGCGTTTCTGTAGGCCCAGAGGAGAAGAAAATGGGGATTAAATCTTCTTCAACACGTACATTAATTTTAGAAGATGCAGAAGTTCCAGTAGAAAATTTATTAGGTGAAGTTGGACGTGGTCATATTATCGCCTTCAACATTTTAAATATCGGTCGCTATAAATTAGGTGTAGGTACAGTTGGTGGCTCAAAGCGTGCATTTGAGCTAGCTGTGCAATATGCAAATCAACGTAAGCAATTTAATACGCCAATTTCAAGCTTTAACTTAACAAAGGAAAAGCTTGCAACAATGGCTTCTCATATTTACGCATCTGAATCATTAAACTACCGTACAGTAGGCTATTTCGAGGATCGCTTAAGCCAATTGTCAGCTGAAGAGCAAAAGGATGGAAAAGCGATTGCTGGCGCTGTGGCAGAGTACGCAATTGAGTGCTCGATTGCTAAAGTATTCGGTTCTGAAACATTAGACTATGTAGCGGATGAGGCGGTTCAATTACATGGTGGCTATGGCTTTATGGCTGAATATGAAGTGGAGCGCATTTACCGTGACTCTCGTATTAACCGTATTTTCGAAGGAACAAATGAAATTAATCGCATGATTGTACCAGGTACATTTATGAAAAAAGCATTAAAAGGTGAATTACCGCTATTACAAGTAGCGCAAAACCTACAATCTGAGCTGTTAATGATGATGCCTGAAGAAGTAGGCGATGAGCCATTAGCGCAAGAGTTATACTTAGTGAAAAACGCGAAGAAAATCGCAGTATTAGCAGCGGGCGCAGCAGCTCAACGCTTCGGTGTAAAATTAGAAGCAGAGCAAGAAGTTTTAGTGAACATTGCCAACATTGCGAACCAGCTTTATGCAATGGAATCGGCTGTTATTCGTACACAAAAAGCAATCGAGCGCGACGGTGCAGAAAAAGCTGCACAAAAGCTGCTATACACGCAAATCTTCTGCCAAGAAGCATTTGCTGAAATTGAAAAAGAAGCAAAAGACACGCTACTTGCTTCAGTTGAAGGCGACGCAGGCCGCATGACTTTATCAGCACTACGTAAATTAACACGTAACAATCCATATAACTTAATTACGAAAAAACGTGAAGCTGCTGACAAGTTAATTGAAGCAGAGAAGTATATCGTTTAA
- a CDS encoding acetyl-CoA C-acetyltransferase, protein MREAVIVAGARTPIGKAKKGSLATVRPDDFGALVVKETLNRAGYTGPIDDLIMGCAMPEAEQGMNVARNIGALAGLPDTTPALTVNRFCSSGLQTIAYAAERIMLGHSKAILAGGVESMSMIPMTGNTIRLNPKLAEEAPQYYMSMGHTAEEVAKRYEVSREDQDKFAVRSHELAEKAIKEGKFKDEIVPVEVVQHYVDANNKLQEKKFIFDTDEGVRPGTSVEGLAKLRPAFNIQGSVTAGNSSQTSDGAAAVLVMEREEAEAQGLKPLAKFLGFAVGGVAPEVMGIGPIVAVPKALEIAGLSQEQIDLWEINEAFASQSLQVVRHLGIDEEKVNVNGGAIALGHPLGATGTILTLKLIHELKRRGGKYGVVTMCIGGGMGAAGVFEVL, encoded by the coding sequence ATGCGTGAAGCCGTCATTGTAGCAGGTGCTCGTACACCAATTGGAAAAGCGAAAAAGGGGTCACTTGCAACAGTTCGTCCAGATGATTTCGGTGCACTTGTAGTAAAGGAAACATTGAATCGTGCAGGTTATACAGGGCCAATTGATGATTTAATTATGGGCTGTGCGATGCCAGAGGCGGAGCAGGGGATGAATGTAGCACGTAATATTGGCGCATTAGCTGGCTTGCCAGATACAACGCCAGCATTAACTGTTAATCGTTTCTGCTCATCAGGCTTACAAACAATTGCATACGCTGCCGAGCGCATTATGCTTGGGCACTCAAAGGCGATACTAGCCGGCGGTGTTGAGTCGATGAGTATGATTCCGATGACAGGAAATACGATTCGTTTAAATCCAAAGCTTGCTGAGGAAGCGCCGCAATATTATATGAGTATGGGTCATACAGCGGAAGAAGTAGCCAAGCGTTATGAAGTAAGTCGCGAAGACCAAGATAAATTTGCAGTACGCTCTCACGAATTGGCAGAAAAGGCGATTAAAGAAGGCAAATTCAAGGATGAAATCGTACCTGTCGAAGTTGTACAGCATTATGTAGATGCCAATAATAAGCTACAGGAAAAGAAGTTTATTTTCGATACGGATGAGGGTGTGCGTCCAGGCACTTCAGTTGAAGGTTTAGCCAAATTACGCCCTGCATTTAACATTCAAGGCTCTGTTACAGCAGGGAATTCTTCGCAAACTTCAGATGGCGCAGCAGCTGTTCTTGTAATGGAACGCGAGGAAGCGGAAGCACAGGGCTTAAAGCCGCTTGCTAAATTTTTAGGCTTTGCAGTTGGTGGAGTAGCTCCAGAAGTAATGGGGATTGGTCCGATTGTTGCAGTGCCAAAAGCGTTAGAAATTGCAGGACTCTCACAAGAGCAAATTGACTTATGGGAAATTAATGAAGCATTCGCTTCACAATCATTGCAAGTAGTACGACATTTAGGGATTGATGAAGAAAAAGTGAATGTTAATGGTGGTGCAATTGCATTAGGACACCCACTTGGTGCAACAGGAACGATTTTAACATTGAAATTAATCCACGAATTAAAACGTCGCGGTGGCAAATATGGCGTTGTCACAATGTGCATCGGTGGCGGTATGGGCGCTGCTGGCGTGTTTGAAGTACTTTAA
- a CDS encoding 3-hydroxyacyl-CoA dehydrogenase/enoyl-CoA hydratase family protein, with the protein MAYSIKKAAVLGSGVMGSGIAAHLANIGIPTLLLDIAPKELTAEEQAKGLTLEHPAVRNRFAQGAMQKLLKQKPAPLSSKQNLALITAGNFEDDLEKLKDVDWIIEVVVENLDIKKSLYEKIDAVRQPGTIITSNTSGISINAMAEGRSEDFKKHFLGTHFFNPPRYLKLLEVIPAETTAPEVVAFMRDFGEDVLGKGVVIAKDTPNFIANRIGTYGLLVTMREMQERGFSIGEVDSVTGPLIGRPKSATFRTLDVVGLDTFAHVAKNVYDNTTGEEQQVFTESPVMEKMIANGWLGAKSGQGFFLKQGKEILELNLQTFEYEPVKKLKTPSMEMAKQVKGLANKVKTLVYANDRVGELLWNVFAPTLIYSAQLHGEIADDIVAIDNAMKWGFGWTQGPFEIWDAIGVKDSVAKMEAEGLEVPAFVKGLLEKGFDKFYSEIDGDLAFYNGTAYEKVPVNPKVIDLKRYKKKHGVIKSNTGASLIDLGDGIALLEFHSQSNAIGLDIIQMLNFAIDEVEANYKGLVIGNQGKNFCVGANLGMILMEAQDDNIFELDYVVRAFQNAMRRIKYCQKPVVAAPFQMALGGGAEVCLPAAHIQASAETYMGLVEVGVGLIPGGGGNIGLYQKLLKGLPNGVEIDYQAIATKVFETIAMAKVSTSGEEARENNFLNFADGISVNADHQLYDAKQAALALYEAGYTAPLKQKVKVVGAPGYATLLLGAQGMFQSGYISEHDLKIAKKLAYVIAGGLVPYGTEVTEEYLLNLEKEAFLHLVADPKSQMRMQHMLVKGKPLRN; encoded by the coding sequence GTGGCTTACAGCATAAAAAAAGCAGCCGTTTTAGGCTCAGGGGTTATGGGTTCAGGTATTGCAGCGCATTTAGCGAATATCGGTATTCCGACATTATTGTTGGATATTGCACCGAAGGAATTAACAGCAGAGGAGCAGGCGAAGGGGTTAACGCTTGAGCATCCAGCAGTACGCAATCGCTTTGCACAAGGCGCAATGCAAAAATTATTGAAGCAAAAGCCAGCACCGCTTTCATCAAAGCAAAATCTAGCTTTAATTACAGCGGGGAACTTCGAGGATGATTTAGAAAAATTAAAAGATGTGGACTGGATTATTGAAGTAGTCGTTGAAAATTTAGATATAAAAAAGAGCTTATATGAAAAAATTGATGCAGTTAGACAGCCAGGCACAATTATTACATCAAATACATCTGGCATTAGCATTAATGCGATGGCAGAGGGGCGCTCAGAGGATTTTAAAAAGCATTTCCTTGGAACGCATTTCTTCAATCCACCGCGCTACTTAAAGCTATTAGAAGTGATTCCAGCAGAAACAACTGCGCCAGAGGTTGTGGCGTTTATGCGTGACTTTGGTGAGGATGTGCTTGGGAAAGGCGTCGTAATAGCGAAGGATACGCCGAACTTTATCGCTAATCGTATCGGTACATATGGTCTACTTGTGACGATGCGTGAAATGCAGGAGCGCGGCTTTTCAATTGGTGAGGTGGATTCCGTAACAGGACCTTTAATCGGTCGTCCGAAATCCGCGACATTCCGCACGCTAGATGTTGTAGGCTTAGACACGTTTGCACATGTAGCAAAAAATGTTTACGACAATACGACAGGTGAAGAGCAGCAAGTGTTTACAGAATCACCAGTGATGGAAAAAATGATTGCCAATGGCTGGCTCGGTGCAAAATCAGGGCAAGGCTTCTTCTTAAAGCAAGGAAAGGAAATTCTTGAATTAAACCTACAAACATTCGAATACGAGCCAGTGAAAAAATTGAAAACACCATCGATGGAAATGGCAAAGCAAGTGAAGGGCTTAGCAAATAAGGTGAAGACGCTTGTTTATGCGAATGACCGTGTTGGTGAGCTATTATGGAATGTCTTTGCACCAACATTAATTTATTCCGCACAGCTCCATGGCGAAATTGCAGATGATATCGTCGCAATCGACAATGCGATGAAATGGGGCTTCGGTTGGACACAAGGACCATTTGAAATTTGGGATGCAATCGGTGTAAAAGATTCCGTTGCAAAAATGGAAGCGGAAGGGCTTGAAGTGCCTGCCTTTGTCAAAGGTTTATTAGAAAAGGGCTTTGACAAATTCTACTCAGAAATCGATGGCGATTTAGCCTTTTATAACGGTACAGCATATGAAAAAGTACCGGTAAATCCGAAAGTAATTGATTTAAAGCGCTATAAGAAAAAGCACGGTGTCATTAAATCAAATACAGGTGCGAGCTTAATTGATTTAGGCGATGGGATTGCCTTATTGGAATTCCACTCACAATCCAATGCGATTGGCTTAGATATTATTCAAATGCTTAACTTTGCTATTGATGAAGTGGAAGCGAACTATAAGGGCTTAGTCATTGGCAACCAAGGTAAAAATTTCTGTGTTGGCGCAAACTTAGGCATGATTTTAATGGAAGCACAGGATGATAATATTTTCGAGCTAGATTACGTGGTGCGTGCATTCCAAAATGCAATGCGTCGCATTAAATATTGTCAAAAGCCTGTCGTTGCAGCGCCTTTCCAAATGGCGTTAGGTGGTGGTGCGGAGGTGTGCTTACCAGCAGCGCATATCCAAGCATCGGCTGAAACATATATGGGGCTTGTGGAAGTGGGCGTCGGCTTAATTCCAGGTGGCGGCGGTAATATCGGACTCTACCAAAAGCTATTAAAAGGGCTGCCGAATGGTGTAGAAATTGACTATCAAGCAATCGCTACGAAGGTGTTTGAAACAATTGCAATGGCAAAAGTATCGACTTCTGGTGAAGAAGCGCGTGAAAACAATTTCTTAAACTTCGCAGATGGCATTTCTGTCAACGCAGATCATCAATTATACGATGCAAAACAGGCGGCATTAGCACTTTATGAAGCAGGCTATACAGCACCGTTAAAACAGAAAGTAAAGGTTGTTGGTGCACCCGGCTATGCTACGTTACTTCTCGGAGCGCAAGGCATGTTCCAGTCAGGTTATATTAGCGAGCATGATTTGAAAATTGCTAAAAAGCTAGCTTATGTTATTGCGGGTGGTTTAGTGCCATATGGAACAGAGGTAACTGAGGAATATTTATTAAATTTGGAAAAAGAGGCATTTTTACATTTAGTTGCTGATCCAAAATCGCAAATGCGTATGCAGCACATGCTTGTAAAAGGGAAGCCATTACGTAACTAA
- a CDS encoding thioredoxin family protein: protein MEQITTLERFNELISTEQAVIMKFFAGWCPDCTRMDMFIDPIIEEYSQYQWYSINRDDFPELAEKYQVMGIPSLLIFKNGEKLAHLHSANAKSPAQVTEFLDAQA from the coding sequence ATGGAACAAATAACGACATTAGAACGCTTTAATGAGCTGATTTCTACGGAGCAAGCAGTCATTATGAAATTTTTCGCCGGCTGGTGCCCAGACTGTACGCGCATGGATATGTTTATCGACCCAATTATTGAGGAATACAGCCAATATCAATGGTATTCAATTAATCGTGATGATTTCCCTGAACTGGCGGAAAAATATCAAGTAATGGGTATCCCATCATTATTAATCTTCAAAAATGGTGAAAAATTAGCGCATTTACATAGTGCAAATGCAAAATCACCAGCACAAGTAACTGAATTTTTAGATGCTCAGGCATAA